In Phyllopteryx taeniolatus isolate TA_2022b chromosome 13, UOR_Ptae_1.2, whole genome shotgun sequence, the following are encoded in one genomic region:
- the tdh2 gene encoding L-threonine dehydrogenase 2, with the protein MRVSMLARLDLFCQGGLRMWSLSRCGFSCIHGHMSRWNSSEPSSAPPAQENPRVLITGGLGQLGVGLAQVLRKQYGTENVILSDIKKPLPHIFNSGPFVYADVLDYKHLREVIVNKRITWLVHYSALLSAVGEDNVALARKINVTGLHNVLDLALENCLRLFVPSTIGAFGLSSPRDPVPDLCVQRPRTIYGVSKVHGELMGEYLHHKYGLDFRCLRYPGVISFKTLPGGGTTDYAVQIFHDALRKGHHECYLRPDTRLPMMHISDCHRATVEFMQAPECQLSLRTYNIAAMSFTPEEVAQEIRKHLPQFKVTYNPDPVRQAIADTWPVRFDDSNARQDWGWVPAFGLEDLVSDMLHSVWDKCSPVS; encoded by the exons ATGAGGGTCAGCATGTTGGCCAGGCTGGATCTGTTTTGTCAAGGTGGTCTAAGGATGTGGAGTTTGTCTCGTTGTGGCTTCAGCTGCATACATGGACACATGAGCAGGTGGAATAGCAGCGAGCCTTCCAGTGCACCACCTGCTCAGGAAAACCCACGTGTCCTCATCACAG GTGGACTTGGGCAGTTAGGTGTGGGGCTTGCCCAAGTGCTCAG GAAACAATATGGGACAGAGAACGTGATCCTGTCAGACATAAAGAAGCCCCTGCCTCATATTTTTAACAGTG GTCCATTTGTATATGCTGATGTGTTGGACTACAAACATCTCAGAGAAGTGATTGTAAATAAGCGCATCACTTGGCTTGTCCACTACAGTGCTCTGCTGAGTGCTGTTGGAGAAGACAATGTGGCTTTAGCACGCAAAATCAATGTCACAG GTCTTCATAATGTGCTGGACTTGGCTTTGGAGAACTGTCTGCGCCTTTTTGTGCCTAGCACCATTGGAGCATTCGGTCTGTCGTCTCCTCGTGATCCGGTGCCTGACCTCTGTGTCCAAAGGCCACGAACCATCTATGGCGTGTCCAAAGTTCACGGGGAACTCATGGGAGAG TACCTTCATCATAAGTATGGCTTGGACTTCCGCTGCCTGCGTTACCCGGGAGTAATATCATTCAAAACGCTTCCTGGTGGAGGCACAACAG ACTATGCAGTCCAAATCTTCCATGATGCCCTCAGAAAGGGTCACCATGAGTGCTACTTGCGCCCCGACACCCGTCTTCCTATGATGCACATCTCCGACTGCCACCGTGCCACTGTAGAGTTTATGCAGGCCCCCGAGTGTCAACTGTCCCTCCGTACCTACAACATAGCTGCCATGAGCTTCACTCCAGAGGAGGTGGCCCAGGAAATACGCAAGCACCTTCCACAATTTAAGGTCACCTACAATCCAGACCCTGTCCGTCAGGCGATTG CAGACACCTGGCCAGTGAGGTTTGATGACTCCAATGCCCGGCAAGATTGGGGCTGGGTGCCAGCGTTTGGACTGGAGGACCTGGTTTCAGACATGCTGCACTCTGTTTGGGACAAATGTTCACCAGTCAGCTAG
- the zgc:154055 gene encoding myotubularin-related protein 9-like isoform X4 has protein sequence MEFSEHIKTANVEDVVLQQPLHPPSKGTLCITSHHLLFSDREERSGRQVLLLLRNIDAVEKSSVENLVNYFGLFPNAGRSDRATESSGTLVIKCKDLRVLQLEIPGMEQCLNIAQSIETLSCLDCVAEMYPFFYRPSNASLRDQWGLSTPERHYTEMEALHGRWRLSTVNQDYSVCPSYPPAVIVPKAIGDDALKKAAKFRQGGRFPVLCYYHRKNGTAAIEGSDKGYIIDTRSAQQAQQARMMGGGFESKSCYSGWKRLHRHMERGKTLQESLIKLVEACGDKSPNMDRWLSKLENSKWLSHVQTALSTAGLLAECVERDGRSVLVHGSEGTGSTLLISTLAQLIMDPSCRTLEGFLTLLEREFVQAGHPFQQRCSHSAFSHARLQQECPVFLLLLDCVWQLWYQFPLALGFSEALLLRLATEAYSSDYGTFLCNSDMERCALQVKGKTHCLFRVLLKPREREQYTNPLYEPNELAIWPSVHPQSLQLWRGFFLRWTQQTHHLELVQEDIRNMVIEWGKLALS, from the exons ATGGAGTTTTCTGAACACATCAAGACCGCCAATGTAGAAGATGTTGTGCTCCAGCAGCCTCTGCACCCTCCCAGCAAGGGCACCCTGTGCATCACCAGCCACCACTTGCTCTTCTCCGACAGGGAGGAGCGCAGCGGTCGGCAGGTTCTGCTGCTCCTCAGAAACATTGATGCTGTTGAGAAAAG CAGTGTTGAAAACCTTGTGAACTACTTCGGCCTCTTTCCTAATGCCGGCCGCAGCGACAG GGCTACAGAATCTTCGGGGACCCTCGTCATCAAATGTAAAGACCTGCGTGTACTCCAGCTTGAGATCCCAGGCATGGAGCAGTGTCTTAACATTGCACAATCTATTGAG ACTCTGTCCTGTCTGGATTGCGTCGCTGAGATGTACCCTTTCTTTTACCGACCCTCCAATGCCAGCCTCCGGGACCAGTGGGGCCTCTCCACCCCCGAAAGGCATTACACCGAAATGGAGGCGCTT CATGGAAGATGGAGACTGAGCACTGTGAACCAAGACTACTCAGTGTGTCCCTCTTACCCTCCAGCTGTCATTGTTCCCAAGGCGATTGGTGACGATGCACTGAAAAAGGCGGCCAAATTCAGACAAGGGGGGCGCTTCCCTGTCCTCTGCTACTACCACAGGAAGAACGGCACG GCTGCGATTGAGGGCTCAGACAAAGGTTACATTATTGACACGCGCTCAGCTCAGCAGGCGCAGCAGGCCAGGATGATGGGCGGCGGGTTTGAGTCCAAATCATGCTACAGCGGCTGGAAGAGACTACACAGACATATGGAGAG GGGTAAAACACTTCAGGAAAGTCTAATCAAGCTGGTGGAGGCCTGTGGTGACAAGTCCCCTAATATGGACCGCTGGCTCAGTAAACTCGAAAATTCCAAGTGGTTGTCTCATGTCCAAACAGCTCTATCAACTGCTGGCCTGCTGGCAGAGTGTGTGGAGAG GGACGGTCGCTCAGTTCTTGTTCACGGTTCTGAGGGGACAGGCTCCACGCTGCTTATTAGCACTCTCGCACAACTCATTATGGATCCAAGTTGTCGTACACTGGAAGGCTTTCTCACACTTCTCGAGAGGGAGTTTGTACAG GCAGGACATCCATTCCAGCAGCGATGTTCGCACTCAGCCTTCTCCCACGCTCGTCTCCAGCAGGAATGTCCAGTGTTCTTGTTGCTGCTGGACTGCGTGTGGCAGTTATGGTACCAGTTCCCCCTCGCACTTGGCTTCTCTGAGGCACTTCTCCTCAGGCTGGCTACTGAGGCCTACTCCTCAGACTACGGCACCTTCCTCTGTAACAGCGATATGGAACG CTGTGCTCTCCAAGTCAAGGGCAAGACTCACTGTTTGTTTCGGGTCCTGCTGAAGCCAAGGGAAAGAGAGCAATACACCAACCCACTATATGAGCCCAATGAGCTGGCCATTTGGCCATCAGTCCACCCACAATCCTTACAGCTATGGAGAG GCTTCTTTCTGAGGTGGACCCAACAGACTCATCACCTGGAATTGGTCCAGGAGGACATAAGGAACATGGTCATTGAGTGGGGGAAGTTGGCACTCAGCTGA
- the zgc:154055 gene encoding myotubularin-related protein 9-like isoform X1, with product MEFSEHIKTANVEDVVLQQPLHPPSKGTLCITSHHLLFSDREERSGRQVLLLLRNIDAVEKSSVENLVNYFGLFPNAGRSDRATESSGTLVIKCKDLRVLQLEIPGMEQCLNIAQSIETLSCLDCVAEMYPFFYRPSNASLRDQWGLSTPERHYTEMEALHGRWRLSTVNQDYSVCPSYPPAVIVPKAIGDDALKKAAKFRQGGRFPVLCYYHRKNGTVILRSSQPLAGANRKRCIQDELLLQAAIEGSDKGYIIDTRSAQQAQQARMMGGGFESKSCYSGWKRLHRHMERGKTLQESLIKLVEACGDKSPNMDRWLSKLENSKWLSHVQTALSTAGLLAECVERDGRSVLVHGSEGTGSTLLISTLAQLIMDPSCRTLEGFLTLLEREFVQAGHPFQQRCSHSAFSHARLQQECPVFLLLLDCVWQLWYQFPLALGFSEALLLRLATEAYSSDYGTFLCNSDMERCALQVKGKTHCLFRVLLKPREREQYTNPLYEPNELAIWPSVHPQSLQLWRGFFLRWTQQTHHLELVQEDIRNMVIEWGKLALS from the exons ATGGAGTTTTCTGAACACATCAAGACCGCCAATGTAGAAGATGTTGTGCTCCAGCAGCCTCTGCACCCTCCCAGCAAGGGCACCCTGTGCATCACCAGCCACCACTTGCTCTTCTCCGACAGGGAGGAGCGCAGCGGTCGGCAGGTTCTGCTGCTCCTCAGAAACATTGATGCTGTTGAGAAAAG CAGTGTTGAAAACCTTGTGAACTACTTCGGCCTCTTTCCTAATGCCGGCCGCAGCGACAG GGCTACAGAATCTTCGGGGACCCTCGTCATCAAATGTAAAGACCTGCGTGTACTCCAGCTTGAGATCCCAGGCATGGAGCAGTGTCTTAACATTGCACAATCTATTGAG ACTCTGTCCTGTCTGGATTGCGTCGCTGAGATGTACCCTTTCTTTTACCGACCCTCCAATGCCAGCCTCCGGGACCAGTGGGGCCTCTCCACCCCCGAAAGGCATTACACCGAAATGGAGGCGCTT CATGGAAGATGGAGACTGAGCACTGTGAACCAAGACTACTCAGTGTGTCCCTCTTACCCTCCAGCTGTCATTGTTCCCAAGGCGATTGGTGACGATGCACTGAAAAAGGCGGCCAAATTCAGACAAGGGGGGCGCTTCCCTGTCCTCTGCTACTACCACAGGAAGAACGGCACG GTCATTTTGCGCAGTAGTCAGCCACTGGCGGGAGCCAACCGGAAGCGTTGCATCCAAGATGAGCTTCTTTTGCAGGCTGCGATTGAGGGCTCAGACAAAGGTTACATTATTGACACGCGCTCAGCTCAGCAGGCGCAGCAGGCCAGGATGATGGGCGGCGGGTTTGAGTCCAAATCATGCTACAGCGGCTGGAAGAGACTACACAGACATATGGAGAG GGGTAAAACACTTCAGGAAAGTCTAATCAAGCTGGTGGAGGCCTGTGGTGACAAGTCCCCTAATATGGACCGCTGGCTCAGTAAACTCGAAAATTCCAAGTGGTTGTCTCATGTCCAAACAGCTCTATCAACTGCTGGCCTGCTGGCAGAGTGTGTGGAGAG GGACGGTCGCTCAGTTCTTGTTCACGGTTCTGAGGGGACAGGCTCCACGCTGCTTATTAGCACTCTCGCACAACTCATTATGGATCCAAGTTGTCGTACACTGGAAGGCTTTCTCACACTTCTCGAGAGGGAGTTTGTACAG GCAGGACATCCATTCCAGCAGCGATGTTCGCACTCAGCCTTCTCCCACGCTCGTCTCCAGCAGGAATGTCCAGTGTTCTTGTTGCTGCTGGACTGCGTGTGGCAGTTATGGTACCAGTTCCCCCTCGCACTTGGCTTCTCTGAGGCACTTCTCCTCAGGCTGGCTACTGAGGCCTACTCCTCAGACTACGGCACCTTCCTCTGTAACAGCGATATGGAACG CTGTGCTCTCCAAGTCAAGGGCAAGACTCACTGTTTGTTTCGGGTCCTGCTGAAGCCAAGGGAAAGAGAGCAATACACCAACCCACTATATGAGCCCAATGAGCTGGCCATTTGGCCATCAGTCCACCCACAATCCTTACAGCTATGGAGAG GCTTCTTTCTGAGGTGGACCCAACAGACTCATCACCTGGAATTGGTCCAGGAGGACATAAGGAACATGGTCATTGAGTGGGGGAAGTTGGCACTCAGCTGA
- the zgc:154055 gene encoding myotubularin-related protein 9-like isoform X3, translating into MEFSEHIKTANVEDVVLQQPLHPPSKGTLCITSHHLLFSDREERSGRQVLLLLRNIDAVEKRATESSGTLVIKCKDLRVLQLEIPGMEQCLNIAQSIETLSCLDCVAEMYPFFYRPSNASLRDQWGLSTPERHYTEMEALHGRWRLSTVNQDYSVCPSYPPAVIVPKAIGDDALKKAAKFRQGGRFPVLCYYHRKNGTVILRSSQPLAGANRKRCIQDELLLQAAIEGSDKGYIIDTRSAQQAQQARMMGGGFESKSCYSGWKRLHRHMERGKTLQESLIKLVEACGDKSPNMDRWLSKLENSKWLSHVQTALSTAGLLAECVERDGRSVLVHGSEGTGSTLLISTLAQLIMDPSCRTLEGFLTLLEREFVQAGHPFQQRCSHSAFSHARLQQECPVFLLLLDCVWQLWYQFPLALGFSEALLLRLATEAYSSDYGTFLCNSDMERCALQVKGKTHCLFRVLLKPREREQYTNPLYEPNELAIWPSVHPQSLQLWRGFFLRWTQQTHHLELVQEDIRNMVIEWGKLALS; encoded by the exons ATGGAGTTTTCTGAACACATCAAGACCGCCAATGTAGAAGATGTTGTGCTCCAGCAGCCTCTGCACCCTCCCAGCAAGGGCACCCTGTGCATCACCAGCCACCACTTGCTCTTCTCCGACAGGGAGGAGCGCAGCGGTCGGCAGGTTCTGCTGCTCCTCAGAAACATTGATGCTGTTGAGAAAAG GGCTACAGAATCTTCGGGGACCCTCGTCATCAAATGTAAAGACCTGCGTGTACTCCAGCTTGAGATCCCAGGCATGGAGCAGTGTCTTAACATTGCACAATCTATTGAG ACTCTGTCCTGTCTGGATTGCGTCGCTGAGATGTACCCTTTCTTTTACCGACCCTCCAATGCCAGCCTCCGGGACCAGTGGGGCCTCTCCACCCCCGAAAGGCATTACACCGAAATGGAGGCGCTT CATGGAAGATGGAGACTGAGCACTGTGAACCAAGACTACTCAGTGTGTCCCTCTTACCCTCCAGCTGTCATTGTTCCCAAGGCGATTGGTGACGATGCACTGAAAAAGGCGGCCAAATTCAGACAAGGGGGGCGCTTCCCTGTCCTCTGCTACTACCACAGGAAGAACGGCACG GTCATTTTGCGCAGTAGTCAGCCACTGGCGGGAGCCAACCGGAAGCGTTGCATCCAAGATGAGCTTCTTTTGCAGGCTGCGATTGAGGGCTCAGACAAAGGTTACATTATTGACACGCGCTCAGCTCAGCAGGCGCAGCAGGCCAGGATGATGGGCGGCGGGTTTGAGTCCAAATCATGCTACAGCGGCTGGAAGAGACTACACAGACATATGGAGAG GGGTAAAACACTTCAGGAAAGTCTAATCAAGCTGGTGGAGGCCTGTGGTGACAAGTCCCCTAATATGGACCGCTGGCTCAGTAAACTCGAAAATTCCAAGTGGTTGTCTCATGTCCAAACAGCTCTATCAACTGCTGGCCTGCTGGCAGAGTGTGTGGAGAG GGACGGTCGCTCAGTTCTTGTTCACGGTTCTGAGGGGACAGGCTCCACGCTGCTTATTAGCACTCTCGCACAACTCATTATGGATCCAAGTTGTCGTACACTGGAAGGCTTTCTCACACTTCTCGAGAGGGAGTTTGTACAG GCAGGACATCCATTCCAGCAGCGATGTTCGCACTCAGCCTTCTCCCACGCTCGTCTCCAGCAGGAATGTCCAGTGTTCTTGTTGCTGCTGGACTGCGTGTGGCAGTTATGGTACCAGTTCCCCCTCGCACTTGGCTTCTCTGAGGCACTTCTCCTCAGGCTGGCTACTGAGGCCTACTCCTCAGACTACGGCACCTTCCTCTGTAACAGCGATATGGAACG CTGTGCTCTCCAAGTCAAGGGCAAGACTCACTGTTTGTTTCGGGTCCTGCTGAAGCCAAGGGAAAGAGAGCAATACACCAACCCACTATATGAGCCCAATGAGCTGGCCATTTGGCCATCAGTCCACCCACAATCCTTACAGCTATGGAGAG GCTTCTTTCTGAGGTGGACCCAACAGACTCATCACCTGGAATTGGTCCAGGAGGACATAAGGAACATGGTCATTGAGTGGGGGAAGTTGGCACTCAGCTGA
- the zgc:154055 gene encoding myotubularin-related protein 9-like isoform X2, whose protein sequence is MEFSEHIKTANVEDVVLQQPLHPPSKGTLCITSHHLLFSDREERSGRQVLLLLRNIDAVEKSVENLVNYFGLFPNAGRSDRATESSGTLVIKCKDLRVLQLEIPGMEQCLNIAQSIETLSCLDCVAEMYPFFYRPSNASLRDQWGLSTPERHYTEMEALHGRWRLSTVNQDYSVCPSYPPAVIVPKAIGDDALKKAAKFRQGGRFPVLCYYHRKNGTVILRSSQPLAGANRKRCIQDELLLQAAIEGSDKGYIIDTRSAQQAQQARMMGGGFESKSCYSGWKRLHRHMERGKTLQESLIKLVEACGDKSPNMDRWLSKLENSKWLSHVQTALSTAGLLAECVERDGRSVLVHGSEGTGSTLLISTLAQLIMDPSCRTLEGFLTLLEREFVQAGHPFQQRCSHSAFSHARLQQECPVFLLLLDCVWQLWYQFPLALGFSEALLLRLATEAYSSDYGTFLCNSDMERCALQVKGKTHCLFRVLLKPREREQYTNPLYEPNELAIWPSVHPQSLQLWRGFFLRWTQQTHHLELVQEDIRNMVIEWGKLALS, encoded by the exons ATGGAGTTTTCTGAACACATCAAGACCGCCAATGTAGAAGATGTTGTGCTCCAGCAGCCTCTGCACCCTCCCAGCAAGGGCACCCTGTGCATCACCAGCCACCACTTGCTCTTCTCCGACAGGGAGGAGCGCAGCGGTCGGCAGGTTCTGCTGCTCCTCAGAAACATTGATGCTGTTGAGAAAAG TGTTGAAAACCTTGTGAACTACTTCGGCCTCTTTCCTAATGCCGGCCGCAGCGACAG GGCTACAGAATCTTCGGGGACCCTCGTCATCAAATGTAAAGACCTGCGTGTACTCCAGCTTGAGATCCCAGGCATGGAGCAGTGTCTTAACATTGCACAATCTATTGAG ACTCTGTCCTGTCTGGATTGCGTCGCTGAGATGTACCCTTTCTTTTACCGACCCTCCAATGCCAGCCTCCGGGACCAGTGGGGCCTCTCCACCCCCGAAAGGCATTACACCGAAATGGAGGCGCTT CATGGAAGATGGAGACTGAGCACTGTGAACCAAGACTACTCAGTGTGTCCCTCTTACCCTCCAGCTGTCATTGTTCCCAAGGCGATTGGTGACGATGCACTGAAAAAGGCGGCCAAATTCAGACAAGGGGGGCGCTTCCCTGTCCTCTGCTACTACCACAGGAAGAACGGCACG GTCATTTTGCGCAGTAGTCAGCCACTGGCGGGAGCCAACCGGAAGCGTTGCATCCAAGATGAGCTTCTTTTGCAGGCTGCGATTGAGGGCTCAGACAAAGGTTACATTATTGACACGCGCTCAGCTCAGCAGGCGCAGCAGGCCAGGATGATGGGCGGCGGGTTTGAGTCCAAATCATGCTACAGCGGCTGGAAGAGACTACACAGACATATGGAGAG GGGTAAAACACTTCAGGAAAGTCTAATCAAGCTGGTGGAGGCCTGTGGTGACAAGTCCCCTAATATGGACCGCTGGCTCAGTAAACTCGAAAATTCCAAGTGGTTGTCTCATGTCCAAACAGCTCTATCAACTGCTGGCCTGCTGGCAGAGTGTGTGGAGAG GGACGGTCGCTCAGTTCTTGTTCACGGTTCTGAGGGGACAGGCTCCACGCTGCTTATTAGCACTCTCGCACAACTCATTATGGATCCAAGTTGTCGTACACTGGAAGGCTTTCTCACACTTCTCGAGAGGGAGTTTGTACAG GCAGGACATCCATTCCAGCAGCGATGTTCGCACTCAGCCTTCTCCCACGCTCGTCTCCAGCAGGAATGTCCAGTGTTCTTGTTGCTGCTGGACTGCGTGTGGCAGTTATGGTACCAGTTCCCCCTCGCACTTGGCTTCTCTGAGGCACTTCTCCTCAGGCTGGCTACTGAGGCCTACTCCTCAGACTACGGCACCTTCCTCTGTAACAGCGATATGGAACG CTGTGCTCTCCAAGTCAAGGGCAAGACTCACTGTTTGTTTCGGGTCCTGCTGAAGCCAAGGGAAAGAGAGCAATACACCAACCCACTATATGAGCCCAATGAGCTGGCCATTTGGCCATCAGTCCACCCACAATCCTTACAGCTATGGAGAG GCTTCTTTCTGAGGTGGACCCAACAGACTCATCACCTGGAATTGGTCCAGGAGGACATAAGGAACATGGTCATTGAGTGGGGGAAGTTGGCACTCAGCTGA
- the zgc:154055 gene encoding myotubularin-related protein 9 isoform X5, with protein MLCTCHFLHCSSQNMGHLKGEAVTGVLWLLFCSVSVCRATESSGTLVIKCKDLRVLQLEIPGMEQCLNIAQSIETLSCLDCVAEMYPFFYRPSNASLRDQWGLSTPERHYTEMEALHGRWRLSTVNQDYSVCPSYPPAVIVPKAIGDDALKKAAKFRQGGRFPVLCYYHRKNGTVILRSSQPLAGANRKRCIQDELLLQAAIEGSDKGYIIDTRSAQQAQQARMMGGGFESKSCYSGWKRLHRHMERGKTLQESLIKLVEACGDKSPNMDRWLSKLENSKWLSHVQTALSTAGLLAECVERDGRSVLVHGSEGTGSTLLISTLAQLIMDPSCRTLEGFLTLLEREFVQAGHPFQQRCSHSAFSHARLQQECPVFLLLLDCVWQLWYQFPLALGFSEALLLRLATEAYSSDYGTFLCNSDMERCALQVKGKTHCLFRVLLKPREREQYTNPLYEPNELAIWPSVHPQSLQLWRGFFLRWTQQTHHLELVQEDIRNMVIEWGKLALS; from the exons ATGTTGTGCACGTgtcattttctgcactgctcCAGCCAAAACATGGGGCATCTAAAGGGGGAAGCAGTCACGGGGGTATTGTGGCTACTGTTTTGCTCTGTGTCTGTATGTAGGGCTACAGAATCTTCGGGGACCCTCGTCATCAAATGTAAAGACCTGCGTGTACTCCAGCTTGAGATCCCAGGCATGGAGCAGTGTCTTAACATTGCACAATCTATTGAG ACTCTGTCCTGTCTGGATTGCGTCGCTGAGATGTACCCTTTCTTTTACCGACCCTCCAATGCCAGCCTCCGGGACCAGTGGGGCCTCTCCACCCCCGAAAGGCATTACACCGAAATGGAGGCGCTT CATGGAAGATGGAGACTGAGCACTGTGAACCAAGACTACTCAGTGTGTCCCTCTTACCCTCCAGCTGTCATTGTTCCCAAGGCGATTGGTGACGATGCACTGAAAAAGGCGGCCAAATTCAGACAAGGGGGGCGCTTCCCTGTCCTCTGCTACTACCACAGGAAGAACGGCACG GTCATTTTGCGCAGTAGTCAGCCACTGGCGGGAGCCAACCGGAAGCGTTGCATCCAAGATGAGCTTCTTTTGCAGGCTGCGATTGAGGGCTCAGACAAAGGTTACATTATTGACACGCGCTCAGCTCAGCAGGCGCAGCAGGCCAGGATGATGGGCGGCGGGTTTGAGTCCAAATCATGCTACAGCGGCTGGAAGAGACTACACAGACATATGGAGAG GGGTAAAACACTTCAGGAAAGTCTAATCAAGCTGGTGGAGGCCTGTGGTGACAAGTCCCCTAATATGGACCGCTGGCTCAGTAAACTCGAAAATTCCAAGTGGTTGTCTCATGTCCAAACAGCTCTATCAACTGCTGGCCTGCTGGCAGAGTGTGTGGAGAG GGACGGTCGCTCAGTTCTTGTTCACGGTTCTGAGGGGACAGGCTCCACGCTGCTTATTAGCACTCTCGCACAACTCATTATGGATCCAAGTTGTCGTACACTGGAAGGCTTTCTCACACTTCTCGAGAGGGAGTTTGTACAG GCAGGACATCCATTCCAGCAGCGATGTTCGCACTCAGCCTTCTCCCACGCTCGTCTCCAGCAGGAATGTCCAGTGTTCTTGTTGCTGCTGGACTGCGTGTGGCAGTTATGGTACCAGTTCCCCCTCGCACTTGGCTTCTCTGAGGCACTTCTCCTCAGGCTGGCTACTGAGGCCTACTCCTCAGACTACGGCACCTTCCTCTGTAACAGCGATATGGAACG CTGTGCTCTCCAAGTCAAGGGCAAGACTCACTGTTTGTTTCGGGTCCTGCTGAAGCCAAGGGAAAGAGAGCAATACACCAACCCACTATATGAGCCCAATGAGCTGGCCATTTGGCCATCAGTCCACCCACAATCCTTACAGCTATGGAGAG GCTTCTTTCTGAGGTGGACCCAACAGACTCATCACCTGGAATTGGTCCAGGAGGACATAAGGAACATGGTCATTGAGTGGGGGAAGTTGGCACTCAGCTGA
- the fam167b gene encoding protein FAM167A, which produces MRHVAPLLYRRRRRRLLPGWAVTACDADQVQRGPVALREPSERPATLSMSVMDSRHSADEGDVGSLDSLKALAEKLKLETRRPSYLEWQETLQSGLWTDTKPRTASHKQDPGGPAAFARSCPHVVVPNICGFDTVDDALQFLRKELREMQDQDNHLARQLIRLRGEINKLKVEQVCERHKEMLDNATYELEECGEESDLLCDIPMKATFALSTPLKHLGLTKMNINSRRFSLC; this is translated from the exons ATGCGTCACGTTGCGCCTTTGCTCTACAGGCGTCGTAGGCGCCGTCTATTACCGGGATGGGCGGTCACTGCTTGTGACGCTGATCAAGTGCAGCGCGGACCTGTTGCGCTTCGAGAGCCCAGCGAGCGTCCAGCAACTCTTTCAATGTCAGTGATGGATTCCAGACATTCCGCAGACGAGGGCGACGTGGGAAGTCTGGACAGCTTGAAGGCGCTCGCGGAGAAGCTGAAGTTGGAGACTCGCAGGCCGTCTTATCTGGAGTGGCAGGAGACGCTGCAGAGCGGACTGTGGACGGACACAAAACCTCGCACCGCTTCGCACAAACAAGACCCCGGCGGACCTGCAGCTTTCGCGCGCAGCTGTCCGCACGTGGTCGTGCCAAACATCTGCGGCTTTGACACCGTTGATGACGCCTTGCAGTTTCTCAGGAAAGAGTTG AGGGAGATGCAAGACCAGGACAACCATCTGGCCCGTCAGCTGATCCGCCTTCGTGGGGAGATCAACAAGCTGAAAGTGGAGCAGGTGTGTGAGCGCCACAAGGAAATGCTGGACAATGCAACATACGAGCTGGAGGAGTGCGGCGAGGAGTCCGATCTGCTGTGCGACATCCCCATGAAGGCCACTTTCGCTCTGTCCACCCCGCTGAAACACCTGGGCCTCACCAAGATGAACATCAACTCCAGACGTTTCTCACTGTGTTAA